The Akkermansia muciniphila genome contains a region encoding:
- a CDS encoding thioredoxin family protein, giving the protein MSLPRLSMLLFVSAALCSCVGTSPESGKPKVKKSLSEYMQDNMANSIANVPTGLLGTTPGQQQAHQLTASTQEEMTRTDSGAVYYTDAHDPEAPIPGLDEAFAQRKENERWIQSYPSALREAQSTGKPILIWFHHSAGSPPSRKLAAELLHTKEFEDWAKNNVVRVCYDQAEKFESEPIFKKRRKMLEYVQKAPSLFGVRGTPVLLVMSPDGTKVDTIRGYYTGQNALYFDQIKNSVKLAGQQYEEFKKTLIPKGYRVWTGLNGNTVFAKLSRYSEKDQALWLQELDGHQSRTSLQKISPQDRKWLLEQKKAHENSRRNGRHAP; this is encoded by the coding sequence ATGAGTCTCCCCAGGCTATCCATGCTTCTGTTTGTCTCCGCCGCCCTGTGCTCCTGCGTGGGGACCTCTCCGGAATCAGGGAAACCGAAGGTGAAAAAAAGCCTTTCGGAATACATGCAGGACAATATGGCCAACTCCATCGCCAACGTTCCGACCGGATTGCTGGGCACCACGCCGGGCCAGCAGCAGGCCCACCAGCTCACCGCCTCCACGCAGGAGGAGATGACCAGGACGGACAGCGGCGCCGTCTACTATACGGACGCGCATGACCCGGAAGCCCCCATCCCCGGACTGGATGAAGCCTTCGCCCAGCGCAAGGAGAACGAACGCTGGATCCAGAGCTACCCCTCTGCCCTCCGGGAAGCCCAAAGCACCGGAAAACCCATCCTGATCTGGTTCCACCATTCCGCAGGCAGCCCCCCCAGCCGGAAGCTGGCGGCGGAACTTCTCCATACGAAGGAATTTGAGGACTGGGCAAAAAACAACGTCGTCCGGGTCTGTTATGACCAGGCGGAAAAGTTTGAAAGCGAACCCATTTTCAAAAAGCGCAGAAAAATGCTGGAATATGTGCAAAAGGCCCCTTCCCTGTTTGGCGTAAGGGGTACGCCCGTGCTGCTGGTCATGTCTCCTGATGGAACCAAGGTGGACACCATACGCGGTTATTATACGGGCCAGAACGCCCTTTACTTTGACCAGATCAAAAACAGCGTCAAACTGGCCGGGCAGCAATATGAGGAATTCAAGAAGACTCTCATACCCAAGGGATACCGAGTCTGGACGGGACTTAACGGGAACACTGTCTTCGCCAAGCTTTCACGCTACTCGGAGAAAGACCAAGCCCTCTGGCTCCAGGAACTGGATGGCCACCAGAGCAGGACGTCCCTGCAAAAAATCAGCCCTCAGGACAGGAAATGGCTTCTGGAACAGAAGAAGGCCCATGAAAACAGCAGAAGGAACGGGCGCCACGCTCCCTGA
- the lepA gene encoding translation elongation factor 4, which yields MSIELTRNFSIIAHIDHGKTTLSDRLLEKTNTISEREKQDQLLDAMDLEREKGITIKSHPVTIFYKAKDGKTYKLNLLDTPGHVDFSYEVSRSLAACEGALLIVDAAQGVEAQTLANMHLAMDLNLAIIPVINKIDLPSANLPNVYRQLEDIVCIPHEEAIHASAKMGIGIDDILEAVVQRIPPPKTQEDGLLRALVFDSVYDAYRGVVSYVRVISGSVQRGMKVKLFATDEVYEVKEVGIFTPKMTRTDSLEAGDVGYIIANMKSAADVKIGDTYTDYMRPCPSPLPGFKEIRPMVFSGIYPVDSSDFEALKAAMAKLQINDAAFSFQAESSVALGFGFRCGFLGLLHMEIIQERLRREFNMDIISTYPSVIYEVTKTNGEEINVDNPSLLPEQQEIQEIREPIVKVFVMLPGEYIGDIMQLVLEKRGSVTNTETIDDTRVMLTCTVPLAEILVDFNDKLKSMTRGYGSMDYEYAGYQAAKLIKMDMLIAGEPVDAFSMIVHQDKAASRGRELAERLKNVIPRQLFTVAIQACIGGKIIARESISPMRKDVTAKCYGGDVTRKRKLLEKQKEGKKRMKAIGKINIPQEAFIKVLKTGD from the coding sequence ATGTCCATTGAACTGACTCGCAATTTCTCCATCATCGCTCACATTGACCACGGAAAGACCACCCTTTCCGACCGGTTGCTGGAAAAGACGAATACCATTTCCGAACGGGAAAAGCAGGATCAGCTTCTGGACGCCATGGATCTGGAACGGGAAAAGGGCATCACCATCAAGTCCCACCCCGTTACCATCTTTTACAAGGCCAAGGATGGAAAAACCTACAAGCTCAACCTGCTGGATACGCCCGGCCACGTGGACTTCTCCTATGAAGTGTCCCGTTCCCTGGCCGCGTGTGAAGGCGCCCTCCTCATCGTAGACGCGGCCCAGGGCGTGGAGGCCCAGACGCTCGCCAACATGCACCTGGCGATGGACCTGAACCTGGCCATCATCCCCGTCATCAACAAGATTGACCTTCCCAGCGCCAACCTGCCCAACGTATACCGCCAGTTGGAGGACATCGTCTGCATCCCCCATGAGGAGGCCATCCACGCTTCCGCCAAGATGGGCATTGGCATTGACGACATTCTGGAAGCCGTCGTCCAGCGCATCCCTCCCCCCAAGACGCAGGAAGACGGCCTCCTGCGCGCCCTGGTATTTGACTCCGTTTATGACGCCTACCGCGGCGTGGTCTCTTATGTGCGCGTCATTTCCGGCAGCGTTCAGCGCGGCATGAAGGTGAAGCTCTTCGCCACGGATGAAGTGTATGAAGTTAAGGAAGTGGGCATTTTCACCCCCAAGATGACCCGGACGGACTCCCTGGAAGCCGGCGACGTGGGCTACATCATCGCCAACATGAAATCCGCGGCGGACGTCAAGATCGGTGATACCTACACGGACTACATGCGCCCGTGCCCCTCTCCCCTGCCCGGCTTCAAGGAAATCCGCCCCATGGTCTTTTCCGGCATTTATCCGGTGGACTCCTCGGACTTTGAAGCCCTGAAGGCCGCCATGGCCAAGCTCCAGATCAACGACGCCGCCTTCTCCTTCCAGGCGGAATCCTCCGTGGCCCTGGGCTTCGGGTTCCGCTGCGGCTTCCTGGGCCTGCTCCACATGGAAATCATCCAGGAGCGCCTGCGCCGGGAATTCAACATGGACATCATTTCCACGTACCCCTCCGTGATTTACGAGGTCACCAAGACCAACGGGGAGGAAATCAATGTGGACAACCCCAGCCTGCTTCCGGAGCAGCAGGAAATTCAGGAAATCCGGGAACCCATTGTCAAGGTGTTCGTCATGCTCCCCGGGGAATACATCGGAGACATCATGCAGCTGGTCCTGGAAAAGCGCGGCAGCGTGACCAATACGGAAACGATTGACGATACGCGCGTGATGCTTACCTGTACCGTGCCTCTGGCGGAAATTCTGGTGGATTTCAACGACAAGCTCAAATCCATGACCCGCGGCTACGGCTCCATGGACTATGAGTACGCCGGCTACCAGGCGGCCAAGCTTATCAAGATGGATATGCTCATTGCCGGGGAACCGGTGGACGCCTTCTCCATGATCGTCCACCAGGACAAGGCAGCCTCCCGTGGCCGCGAACTGGCGGAACGACTGAAAAACGTCATTCCCCGCCAGCTTTTCACCGTAGCCATCCAGGCCTGCATTGGCGGCAAGATCATTGCCCGTGAAAGCATCTCCCCCATGCGCAAGGACGTGACGGCCAAATGCTACGGCGGTGACGTCACGCGCAAGCGCAAGCTTTTGGAAAAGCAGAAGGAAGGCAAGAAGCGCATGAAGGCCATCGGGAAAATCAACATCCCGCAGGAAGCTTTTATCAAGGTGCTGAAAACGGGGGACTGA
- a CDS encoding GyrI-like domain-containing protein: MSPLDFKKEEKRFYLPPSHPVLADIPEMNFFMVEGEGDPNDPAGAYQHAVELLYALSYAVRMGGKKKTFPIPDYHEYVVPPLESLWWNGEAATPAAKKDFRWLSMIRQPGFVTQETLSYAQEQVARKKTHLNTEATRLGSLREGLCVQCLHTGPYDDEPATLARMHAFMEQEALLPDTEGARTHHEIYLSDPRKTPPERLKTVLRVPVRNR; the protein is encoded by the coding sequence ATGTCCCCTCTGGATTTTAAAAAAGAAGAAAAGCGCTTCTATCTCCCTCCTTCACACCCCGTGCTGGCGGACATCCCGGAAATGAACTTTTTCATGGTGGAGGGAGAGGGAGACCCCAATGACCCGGCAGGAGCTTACCAGCACGCCGTGGAACTGCTGTACGCCTTGTCCTATGCCGTGCGCATGGGAGGCAAAAAAAAGACTTTCCCCATTCCGGATTACCATGAATACGTCGTCCCGCCGCTGGAAAGCCTGTGGTGGAACGGCGAAGCCGCCACGCCTGCAGCCAAAAAGGATTTCCGGTGGTTATCCATGATCCGCCAGCCCGGCTTCGTCACGCAGGAGACCCTGTCTTATGCACAGGAGCAGGTCGCCAGAAAAAAAACTCACCTGAATACGGAAGCCACCCGCCTGGGCTCCCTGCGGGAAGGCCTCTGCGTGCAGTGCCTGCACACAGGCCCCTATGACGACGAACCGGCCACGCTGGCGCGCATGCACGCTTTCATGGAACAGGAGGCGCTCCTTCCGGACACGGAGGGCGCGCGCACCCACCATGAGATTTACCTGTCCGATCCCCGGAAAACTCCGCCGGAACGCCTGAAGACTGTTCTCCGCGTTCCGGTAAGGAATCGTTAA
- the rpoC gene encoding DNA-directed RNA polymerase subunit beta' has product MSDTPTIREMHGLSDKPRTFDQVAITVADPDTIRSWSFGEVVNPETINYRTFKPEKGGLFCERIFGPTRDMECACGKYKRIKHKGITCDRCGVEVTNARVRRERMGHIELAVPVSHIWFYKCMPSRIGLMLDMTARHLERVIYYEDYIVVDPGSTPLEKGAILTEEEFRNAEDEYGYDSFEAGMGAEAIQKMLSSIDLASLVTDLQEQLDNTNSKQNKRKIAKRLKLAQGFLQSNTRPEWMILNVLPVIPPDLRPLVPLEGGRFATSDLNDLYRRVINRNNRLKTLLSLKTPEVIIRNEKRMLQEAVDALFDNGRHGRAVTGAGNRPLKSLSDMLKGKGGRFRQNLLGKRVDYSGRSVIVIGPELKLNQCGLPKKMALILFEPFIIHRLKELGYVHTVRSAKKLIDRKTPEVWDILEEVTKGHPVMLNRAPTLHRLSIQAFEPVLIEGSAIRLHPLVCNAYNADFDGDQMAVHVPLSVEAQMEARQLMLAPNNIFSPASGKPIATPTQDIILGAYFLTHTRAAEVQNNQDNHHHLPLFESIDEVEYAIAARKIGYHDWIRLHNPDYGKKPSDVVYGDVTKKVLVTTAGRVRFNEIWPRELGYINRNVGKKQMGDIIWRCYQTVGKERTVKTLDSLKNLGFKEATRSGCSIGIVDMVVPSQKKTEIEKAYAELDKVTRQYKNGIITDGERYQKVVDIWTQTTDVIQAALYRKLEHNEGSKMASPLFMMVDSGARGNKAQIKQLSGMRGLMAKPSGEIIEQPITANFREGLSVLEYFISTHGARKGLADTALKTADSGYMTRKLVDVAQDVIVHAEDCGTSNGITVHAIYDGDEEVASLASRIYGRTSCERIVDPVNGEIIVDINDLINEKQAEQLEKIGIEQLKIRSVLTCELKKGCCAKCYGLNLATGQEVKIGEAVGIIAAQSIGEPGTQLTMRTFHVGGTATTAFKQPIVKAKNDGRVIYTEDLRTVENADGNFVVLNKNCSVRIENEQGRELESYQPVIGTILYVPNGGAIKKDETLATWDPYNVPVIAEKGGVVEFKDMIVGITVSKETDRETGTSSLVVMEHKQELHPQVVIRDAKTREVLAHHAIPAGANLTVEDGENISAGTMVAKTPRKVAKTKDITGGLPRVAELFEARKPKDACTIARVEGIVRLSSKNTSRGKKVITIETPTGELVDHLVPMNKHVIVHEDDHVHLGDQLTEGPVSPEEILDVCGKDSLQEHLVNEVQEVYRLQGVEINDKHVEIIVRQMLRKVVITEPGNTEFLWGDQVDKTTFDRINEQTVAQGGQPAAAKPVLLGITKASLETESFISAASFQDTTRVLTEASTLGKTDMLEGFKENVIMGHLIPAGTGFPLYSKIEVEPAEGAEEIALAGEDEEAAEFAEDVLNDTINFDNER; this is encoded by the coding sequence ATGTCTGATACCCCCACCATCAGGGAAATGCACGGTCTGAGCGACAAACCCCGGACCTTTGACCAGGTTGCCATCACCGTGGCGGACCCGGATACCATCCGCAGCTGGTCCTTCGGTGAAGTCGTCAACCCGGAAACCATCAACTACCGCACGTTCAAGCCGGAAAAAGGCGGCTTGTTCTGCGAACGCATCTTCGGGCCCACCCGTGACATGGAGTGCGCCTGCGGCAAGTACAAGCGCATCAAGCACAAGGGCATCACCTGTGACCGCTGCGGCGTGGAAGTAACCAACGCGCGCGTCCGCCGTGAACGCATGGGCCACATTGAACTGGCCGTTCCGGTCTCCCACATCTGGTTTTACAAGTGCATGCCCAGCCGCATCGGCCTCATGCTTGACATGACCGCCCGCCATCTGGAACGCGTGATCTACTATGAAGACTACATCGTGGTAGACCCCGGCAGCACTCCCCTGGAAAAGGGAGCCATCCTGACGGAAGAAGAATTCCGCAATGCGGAAGACGAATACGGCTATGACAGCTTTGAAGCCGGCATGGGCGCGGAAGCCATCCAGAAGATGCTTTCCTCCATTGACCTGGCCTCCCTCGTCACGGACCTGCAGGAACAGCTGGACAACACCAACTCCAAGCAGAACAAGCGCAAGATCGCCAAGCGCCTGAAGCTGGCCCAGGGCTTCCTTCAGTCCAACACACGCCCGGAATGGATGATCCTGAACGTGCTGCCCGTGATTCCCCCGGACCTGCGCCCGCTGGTTCCGCTGGAAGGCGGCCGCTTCGCCACGTCTGACCTGAATGACCTGTACCGCCGCGTCATCAACCGCAACAACCGCTTGAAGACCCTCCTGAGCCTCAAGACTCCGGAAGTCATCATCCGCAATGAAAAGCGCATGCTTCAGGAAGCCGTGGACGCCCTGTTCGATAACGGCCGCCATGGCCGCGCCGTCACGGGCGCCGGCAACCGCCCCCTCAAATCCCTCTCCGACATGCTGAAGGGCAAGGGAGGCCGTTTCCGCCAGAACCTGCTCGGCAAGCGCGTGGACTACTCCGGCCGTTCCGTCATCGTGATCGGCCCGGAACTGAAGCTCAACCAGTGCGGCCTTCCCAAGAAGATGGCCCTTATCCTGTTTGAACCCTTCATCATCCACCGCCTGAAGGAGCTGGGCTACGTGCACACCGTGCGTTCCGCCAAAAAGCTCATTGACCGCAAGACGCCGGAAGTGTGGGACATCCTGGAAGAAGTCACCAAGGGCCATCCGGTGATGCTCAACCGTGCCCCCACCCTGCACCGCCTCTCCATCCAGGCCTTTGAACCGGTCCTGATTGAAGGCTCCGCCATCCGTCTGCACCCGCTCGTCTGTAACGCGTATAACGCTGACTTCGACGGTGACCAGATGGCCGTGCACGTGCCGCTGTCCGTAGAAGCCCAGATGGAAGCCCGTCAGCTCATGCTGGCGCCCAACAACATCTTCTCCCCGGCCTCCGGCAAACCCATAGCCACGCCTACGCAGGATATTATTCTGGGCGCGTACTTCCTGACGCACACCCGTGCAGCGGAAGTGCAGAACAACCAAGACAACCATCATCACCTCCCCCTCTTCGAATCCATCGATGAAGTGGAATACGCCATTGCCGCCCGCAAGATCGGCTACCATGACTGGATCCGCCTGCACAACCCGGACTACGGCAAAAAGCCTTCCGACGTCGTATACGGGGACGTGACCAAGAAAGTCCTTGTCACCACCGCCGGACGCGTCCGCTTCAATGAAATCTGGCCCCGGGAACTCGGTTACATCAACCGCAACGTGGGCAAGAAGCAGATGGGTGACATCATCTGGCGCTGCTACCAGACCGTGGGCAAGGAACGTACCGTGAAGACCCTGGACTCCCTGAAAAACCTGGGCTTCAAGGAAGCTACCCGTTCCGGCTGCTCCATCGGCATTGTGGACATGGTCGTTCCGTCCCAGAAAAAGACGGAAATCGAGAAGGCTTATGCGGAACTGGACAAGGTGACCCGCCAGTACAAGAACGGCATCATCACGGACGGTGAACGCTACCAGAAGGTGGTGGACATCTGGACCCAGACCACGGACGTGATCCAGGCGGCCCTGTACCGCAAGCTGGAACACAACGAAGGCTCCAAGATGGCCAGCCCGCTCTTCATGATGGTGGACTCCGGCGCCCGAGGCAACAAGGCGCAGATCAAGCAGCTCTCCGGCATGCGCGGCCTGATGGCCAAGCCCAGCGGTGAAATTATTGAACAGCCCATTACGGCCAACTTCCGTGAAGGCCTGTCCGTGCTGGAATACTTCATCTCCACCCACGGCGCCCGCAAGGGTCTGGCAGACACCGCCCTGAAGACGGCTGACTCCGGCTACATGACCCGCAAGCTGGTGGACGTGGCCCAGGACGTCATCGTCCATGCGGAAGACTGCGGCACCAGCAACGGCATCACCGTTCATGCCATATATGACGGTGATGAAGAAGTGGCGTCCCTGGCCTCCCGCATCTATGGCCGTACCTCCTGCGAACGCATTGTTGACCCCGTCAACGGTGAAATCATCGTGGACATCAACGACCTCATCAATGAAAAGCAGGCGGAGCAACTGGAAAAGATCGGCATTGAACAGCTGAAGATCCGTTCCGTGCTTACCTGCGAACTCAAGAAGGGCTGCTGCGCCAAGTGCTACGGCCTGAACCTGGCCACCGGCCAGGAAGTGAAGATCGGGGAAGCGGTCGGCATCATCGCCGCCCAGTCCATTGGTGAACCCGGCACGCAGCTTACCATGCGTACGTTCCACGTGGGCGGCACCGCCACCACGGCGTTCAAGCAGCCCATCGTGAAAGCGAAGAACGACGGCCGCGTCATCTACACGGAAGACCTCCGCACGGTGGAAAACGCAGACGGCAACTTCGTCGTCCTGAACAAGAACTGCTCCGTCCGCATTGAAAACGAACAGGGCCGCGAACTGGAATCCTACCAGCCCGTCATCGGTACCATCCTGTACGTTCCCAACGGCGGCGCCATCAAGAAGGATGAGACTCTGGCCACCTGGGACCCGTACAACGTACCCGTCATCGCTGAAAAGGGCGGTGTGGTCGAATTCAAGGACATGATCGTCGGCATCACCGTCTCCAAGGAAACGGACCGTGAAACCGGCACCTCCTCCCTCGTCGTGATGGAACACAAGCAGGAACTTCACCCGCAGGTCGTCATCCGTGACGCCAAGACCCGTGAAGTCCTGGCCCACCACGCCATTCCCGCAGGCGCCAACCTCACCGTGGAAGACGGAGAAAACATCTCCGCCGGCACGATGGTGGCCAAGACGCCCCGCAAGGTGGCCAAGACGAAGGACATCACCGGCGGTCTGCCCCGAGTGGCGGAACTGTTTGAAGCCCGCAAGCCCAAGGACGCCTGCACCATTGCACGCGTGGAAGGCATTGTGCGCCTCAGCAGCAAGAACACCTCCCGCGGCAAGAAGGTCATCACCATTGAAACCCCCACGGGTGAACTGGTGGACCACCTGGTGCCGATGAACAAGCACGTCATCGTTCACGAAGACGACCATGTGCATCTGGGCGACCAGCTTACGGAAGGCCCCGTTTCTCCGGAAGAAATCCTGGACGTCTGCGGCAAGGACAGCCTGCAGGAACACCTCGTCAACGAGGTGCAGGAAGTCTACCGCCTCCAGGGGGTGGAAATCAATGACAAGCACGTGGAAATCATCGTGCGCCAGATGCTCCGCAAGGTAGTCATCACGGAACCCGGCAACACCGAATTCCTGTGGGGCGACCAGGTGGACAAAACCACCTTTGACCGCATTAACGAACAGACCGTAGCCCAGGGCGGCCAGCCTGCCGCCGCCAAGCCCGTTCTGCTCGGCATCACGAAGGCCTCTCTGGAAACGGAATCCTTCATCTCCGCCGCATCCTTCCAGGATACCACGCGCGTGCTGACGGAAGCCTCCACCCTCGGCAAGACTGACATGCTGGAAGGCTTCAAGGAAAACGTCATCATGGGCCACCTCATCCCTGCCGGTACCGGGTTCCCCCTGTACAGCAAGATTGAAGTGGAGCCCGCGGAAGGCGCGGAAGAAATCGCTCTGGCCGGGGAAGATGAGGAAGCGGCCGAGTTTGCCGAAGACGTATTGAACGATACCATCAACTTCGACAACGAGCGCTAA